A single Gadus macrocephalus chromosome 22, ASM3116895v1 DNA region contains:
- the LOC132451458 gene encoding transcobalamin-1-like isoform X1, which yields MASSALLSFLLLLSLSGILAQNGGQLPFNLVVVNNQPNSKPMMYSAHAPPGGVLIGAMTKLAKATNSHFSFTSSKNVDYGAFLVSVNGLSGNDQDRTYWELLIKGANKVLITADVGISCYIPQANETVILNYTKW from the exons ATGGCCTCCTCAGCTCTGCTCTCGTTtctcctgctgctctctctctcagggatcCTCGCCCAAA ATGGAGGACAGCTGCCCTTCAACCTGGTGGTGGTGAACAACCAACCCAACAGCAAACCAATGATGTACTCCGCACACGCCCCGCCCGGAGGTGTTCTGATCGGGGCCATGACCAAGCTCGCCAAGGCAACCAACTCACACTTTAG CTTCACCTCCTCAAAGAACGTCGACTACGGAGCGTTCCTGGTGAGCGTCAACGGTTTGTCTGGGAACGACCAAGACCGGACATACTGGGAGCTGCTGATTAAGGGAGCAAACAAAGTCCTTATCACAGCTGATGTtg GCATCAGCTGTTACATTCCTCAAGCCAATGAGACGGTTATCCTGAATTATACAAAGTGGTAG